The following are encoded together in the Cryptococcus neoformans var. neoformans JEC21 chromosome 9 sequence genome:
- a CDS encoding expressed protein, with the protein MPGPLYRDPWAAREAWRKSPIFSNKAMFRSMFPGLGTAIVAFTAYVIYDDFFAAKSSHGHAHGKEHPKTLAM; encoded by the exons ATGCCAGGTCCCCTTTACCGTGATCCTTGGGCCGCCCGAGAGGCGTGGCGAAAATCCCCCATCTTCAGCAACAAGGCCATGTTCCG GAGCATGTTCCCTGGTCTCGGCACAGCGATCGTTGCTTTCACCGCCTATGTTATCTACGACGACTTTTTCGCTGCCAAATCATCACATGGCCATGCCCACGGCAAGGAGCACCCAAAGACACTTGCGATGTAG